The following are encoded together in the Geobacter sulfurreducens PCA genome:
- a CDS encoding IPT/TIG domain-containing protein — protein MIHRMIVPLMLVAVLVAGTAGGATRPAKQKQIAAAAATKAPEPVPVNILSIIPAQGEPNTTVTLSGSGFASGTTAYLGNTEIPARLVGTDVLSFEIPRLQPGLYALFVKRGDGITSRTYNFSVLPPKPVVESLYPETVDVCSPSGERLVTITGRNFQAESRVLFNGAAVRSSFGSPQALSFIVPPVQAGLHQIQVKNAEETVTTPVTLVVRGTPEVFSVVRGESSVNYYNLVIEGRNFQPGATLSIEESGLQLGLNAGGGKRIRAGATGERDMLIYVDCSKLVYQRYPVDPTDKDLRLQVINPGGETSSVVQVSAP, from the coding sequence ATGATCCATCGAATGATCGTACCGCTCATGCTGGTCGCCGTTCTGGTTGCCGGCACCGCCGGAGGCGCCACTCGTCCGGCCAAGCAGAAGCAAATTGCCGCGGCCGCCGCCACAAAAGCACCGGAGCCGGTACCGGTCAACATCCTTAGCATTATCCCCGCCCAAGGCGAGCCCAATACGACCGTAACCCTCTCAGGGAGCGGCTTTGCCTCCGGAACCACGGCCTACCTCGGCAATACCGAGATCCCCGCGCGGCTTGTCGGCACGGACGTTCTTTCCTTCGAGATACCGCGCCTGCAACCTGGACTCTACGCTCTTTTCGTCAAAAGGGGAGACGGTATCACAAGCCGCACCTACAACTTCTCTGTGCTGCCGCCGAAACCGGTCGTGGAAAGCCTGTACCCCGAAACCGTGGATGTATGCTCACCATCGGGTGAGCGGTTGGTCACCATTACCGGCAGGAATTTTCAGGCCGAGAGCAGAGTCCTGTTCAACGGTGCAGCAGTGAGAAGCAGTTTCGGTTCTCCCCAGGCCCTCTCCTTTATCGTCCCCCCCGTCCAGGCAGGACTTCATCAGATACAGGTAAAAAACGCGGAGGAAACGGTCACCACCCCCGTCACCCTCGTAGTACGCGGTACCCCAGAAGTATTCAGCGTAGTACGCGGCGAAAGTTCGGTGAATTACTACAACCTAGTGATCGAGGGCAGGAACTTCCAGCCGGGGGCGACGCTGTCAATCGAGGAGAGCGGCCTGCAACTGGGGCTTAACGCGGGGGGGGGCAAACGCATCAGGGCAGGGGCAACAGGGGAACGAGACATGCTGATCTACGTGGACTGTTCGAAACTGGTCTACCAGCGGTATCCGGTTGATCCGACCGACAAAGATCTGCGGTTGCAGGTCATCAATCCCGGTGGCGAAACCAGTTCGGTCGTGCAGGTATCCGCTCCCTGA